One genomic region from Desulfobulbaceae bacterium encodes:
- a CDS encoding TrkH family potassium uptake protein, whose amino-acid sequence MRIGGVLNLFGKLLISLSLFLLLPIPFSLYFNDGMIRVFLLCSLFGATLGSLFIAVFVADEDLGFRDGFAVVVLAWLGLAFLGAFPYYLCGKVPSFIDCFFESMSGFTTTGSTILGQVEILPESVHFWRATTHWLGGMGIIVLSLAILPLIGAGGMQMFQAEMPGPTKDRLAPRIQDTARILWTVYVLFTGVEIVLLMLGGLSFYDAICHSFATLATGGFSTHNSSVGYFQSAYVEAVIIVFMFLAGINFSLHYHGLRGNLKIYWQNEEFRLYLGFIGLAFVVILGANLFHGVYQSLGQQIRAALFQVVSIITTTGFGTADFEQWPPMCKFFLVALMFVGGCAGSTGGGIKVFRFLLFFKYARLQLRKLVHPRGVYTIQVGQVKVPRDVKVAILGFFSLYTIVFFLACLGVTATGVDIVTGTTAVAATLNNIGPGLQQVGPAQHFGGLPAVAKLILTFCMLAGRLELYTVAVLFMPGYWSLARKPIYRWQVGKKSHHG is encoded by the coding sequence ATGCGAATTGGAGGAGTCTTAAATCTATTCGGAAAGCTGCTGATCAGCCTTTCCCTGTTTTTGTTGCTGCCCATTCCCTTCAGCCTCTACTTTAATGACGGCATGATCAGGGTCTTTCTGTTGTGCTCCCTCTTCGGGGCAACCCTGGGGAGCCTATTTATCGCGGTGTTTGTTGCCGATGAAGATCTTGGCTTTCGCGACGGTTTCGCCGTTGTCGTGCTGGCTTGGCTCGGACTTGCTTTTCTCGGAGCGTTCCCCTACTACCTATGCGGCAAGGTCCCTTCGTTTATCGACTGTTTTTTCGAGTCCATGTCCGGTTTCACCACCACCGGCTCCACCATTCTGGGACAGGTTGAGATCCTCCCCGAAAGTGTTCACTTCTGGCGAGCAACGACACACTGGCTGGGAGGCATGGGTATTATTGTCCTATCACTGGCAATCCTGCCGCTCATCGGCGCCGGAGGCATGCAGATGTTCCAGGCGGAGATGCCCGGACCAACCAAGGACCGCCTCGCCCCTCGCATCCAGGATACCGCAAGAATTCTCTGGACCGTTTATGTCCTTTTCACCGGTGTAGAAATTGTGCTGCTGATGCTCGGCGGGCTGAGTTTTTATGATGCCATCTGCCACTCATTTGCAACCCTTGCCACCGGCGGATTTTCAACCCATAACTCAAGCGTCGGCTATTTCCAGTCCGCCTATGTCGAAGCAGTCATCATTGTTTTCATGTTCCTGGCCGGGATCAACTTTTCCCTGCACTACCATGGACTGCGCGGCAATCTAAAAATATACTGGCAGAATGAAGAGTTCCGTCTCTATCTAGGGTTTATCGGATTGGCCTTTGTGGTCATTCTAGGCGCCAATCTATTCCACGGGGTCTATCAAAGCCTAGGCCAGCAGATCCGAGCAGCCCTGTTTCAAGTGGTGTCAATCATTACCACCACCGGATTCGGCACCGCAGACTTCGAGCAGTGGCCGCCGATGTGCAAGTTTTTCCTGGTCGCCCTCATGTTCGTCGGTGGCTGCGCCGGCTCAACCGGAGGTGGCATCAAAGTCTTTCGCTTTCTGCTCTTCTTTAAATATGCCCGGCTCCAGCTCCGCAAACTCGTCCATCCGCGAGGGGTATACACCATCCAAGTGGGACAGGTGAAGGTCCCCCGTGACGTGAAAGTGGCCATTCTGGGATTTTTCTCCCTCTACACCATTGTATTTTTTCTGGCCTGCCTGGGCGTCACGGCAACTGGTGTCGATATCGTCACCGGAACTACCGCCGTGGCCGCCACGCTCAACAATATCGGACCTGGTCTGCAACAAGTCGGTCCGGCGCAGCATTTCGGGGGGCTGCCGGCTGTCGCCAAATTGATCCTCACCTTCTGCATGCTTGCCGGCCGCCTGGAACTCTATACCGTGGCGGTACTCTTCATGCCGGGCTACTGGTCGCTGGCCCGCAAGCCGATCTACCGCTGGCAGGTGGGCAAGAAGAGTCATCACGGGTAG